A region of Geobacillus sp. 46C-IIa DNA encodes the following proteins:
- a CDS encoding DUF441 domain-containing protein translates to MNEPVLFLLVLLVIGMLAKNQSLIIAIVVLLAIKLFGLDGRLLTAIQSKGINWGVTVITIAVLAPIAAGEIGFKQLIGSLQSMAAWIALLSGVFVALIAKGGVTLLANDPHITAALVLGTVIAVSLFHGVAVGPLIGAGIAYTVIKMVEYF, encoded by the coding sequence GTGAACGAACCAGTGCTATTTCTGCTTGTGTTGTTAGTGATCGGGATGTTGGCGAAAAATCAGTCGCTCATCATCGCCATTGTGGTGTTGCTGGCCATCAAGTTGTTCGGGTTGGATGGGCGGTTGCTGACAGCCATTCAGTCGAAAGGAATCAACTGGGGGGTTACGGTCATTACGATTGCGGTGCTGGCACCGATCGCCGCGGGAGAGATCGGTTTTAAGCAGCTCATCGGCTCGCTGCAGTCCATGGCGGCCTGGATTGCGCTCTTATCCGGCGTTTTTGTGGCGTTAATTGCCAAAGGCGGCGTGACGCTTTTGGCCAATGATCCGCACATCACGGCGGCGCTCGTGCTCGGCACGGTCATTGCCGTATCGCTGTTTCACGGGGTAGCCGTCGGGCCGTTAATAGGCGCAGGCATTGCCTATACGGTCATAAAAATGGTAGAATATTTTTGA
- the icd gene encoding NADP-dependent isocitrate dehydrogenase has protein sequence MTQGEKITVTNGVLNVPNNPIIPFIEGDGTGPDIWAAASRVLEAAVEKAYKGEKKIVWKEVLAGEKAYKLTGSWLPDETLETIREYIIAIKGPLTTPVGGGIRSLNVALRQELDLFVCLRPVRYFQGVPSPVKRPEDTDMVIFRENTEDIYAGIEYAKGTPEVKKVIDFLQNEMGVRKIRFPETSGIGIKPISEEGTKRLVRAAINYAIEHGRKSVTLVHKGNIMKFTEGAFKNWGYELAEQEFGDKVFTWAQYDRIVEAEGKEAANKALADAEANGKIIIKDAIADIFLQQILTRPREFDVIATMNLNGDYISDALAAQVGGIGIAPGANINYETGHAIFEATHGTAPKYAGLDKVNPSSVILSGVMMFEHLGWNEAAKLIIQAMEKTIASKVVTYDFARLMEGATEVKCSEFADALIRNMD, from the coding sequence GTGACGCAAGGGGAAAAAATTACTGTCACCAATGGTGTGCTCAACGTTCCAAACAATCCGATCATTCCGTTCATTGAAGGGGACGGAACCGGCCCAGACATTTGGGCAGCTGCTTCGCGCGTGCTCGAAGCAGCGGTGGAAAAAGCGTACAAAGGCGAGAAGAAAATCGTCTGGAAGGAAGTGCTCGCCGGTGAAAAGGCGTATAAACTGACGGGCAGCTGGCTTCCAGATGAAACGCTTGAGACGATCCGCGAATACATAATCGCCATTAAAGGGCCGTTGACGACTCCGGTCGGCGGCGGCATCCGCTCGCTGAACGTGGCGCTCCGCCAAGAGCTCGACTTGTTCGTCTGCCTCCGCCCGGTCCGCTACTTCCAAGGCGTTCCGTCGCCGGTCAAACGGCCGGAAGATACCGACATGGTTATTTTCCGCGAAAACACGGAAGACATTTACGCCGGCATCGAGTATGCGAAAGGCACGCCGGAAGTGAAAAAAGTGATCGACTTTTTGCAAAACGAAATGGGTGTGCGCAAAATCCGCTTCCCGGAAACGTCCGGCATCGGCATCAAGCCGATTTCTGAAGAGGGAACGAAGCGGCTCGTGCGCGCGGCGATCAACTATGCGATCGAACACGGCCGCAAATCGGTCACGCTCGTCCATAAAGGGAACATTATGAAGTTCACCGAAGGGGCGTTTAAAAACTGGGGCTACGAGCTGGCTGAACAAGAGTTCGGCGATAAAGTGTTCACATGGGCGCAATACGACCGCATCGTTGAAGCGGAAGGAAAAGAAGCGGCGAACAAAGCGCTGGCGGACGCGGAAGCGAACGGCAAAATCATCATTAAAGACGCCATCGCCGACATCTTCCTGCAGCAAATTTTGACCCGCCCGCGCGAGTTTGATGTCATCGCGACAATGAACTTAAACGGCGACTACATTTCCGACGCGCTCGCGGCCCAAGTCGGCGGCATCGGCATCGCGCCGGGGGCGAACATCAACTATGAAACCGGACATGCCATTTTCGAAGCGACGCACGGAACGGCGCCGAAATATGCGGGGCTTGACAAAGTCAATCCGTCGTCCGTCATTTTGTCCGGCGTCATGATGTTTGAGCATCTCGGCTGGAATGAAGCGGCTAAATTGATTATTCAAGCCATGGAAAAAACGATTGCGTCCAAAGTTGTAACGTACGATTTTGCCCGCCTGATGGAAGGGGCAACCGAAGTGAAATGTTCCGAGTTTGCTGATGCGCTCATCCGCAATATGGACTAA
- the pfkA gene encoding 6-phosphofructokinase, producing MKRIGVLTSGGDSPGMNAAIRAVVRKAIYHGVEVYGVYHGYAGLIAGNIKKLEVGDVGDIIHRGGTMLYTARCPEFKTEEGQKKGIEQLKKHGIEGLVVIGGDGSYQGAKKLTEHGFPCVGVPGTIDNDIPGTDFTIGFDTALNTVIDAIDKIRDTATSHERTYVIEVMGRHAGDIALWSGLAGGAETILIPEADYDMNDVIARLKRGHERGKKHSIIIVAEGVGSGVDFGRQIQEATGFETRVTVLGHVQRGGSPTAFDRVLASRLGARAVELLLEGKGGRCVGIQNNQLVDHDIAEALSQKHTIDQRMYLLSKELSI from the coding sequence ATGAAACGGATTGGTGTATTGACAAGCGGCGGCGACTCGCCGGGGATGAACGCCGCCATTCGTGCCGTCGTCCGCAAGGCGATTTACCACGGCGTGGAAGTGTACGGCGTCTACCATGGCTATGCAGGGCTGATCGCCGGCAACATCAAAAAGCTGGAAGTCGGCGATGTCGGCGATATTATCCACCGCGGCGGCACGATGCTCTATACGGCCCGCTGTCCGGAGTTTAAGACGGAGGAAGGGCAGAAAAAAGGGATTGAACAGCTGAAAAAGCACGGCATTGAAGGGCTCGTCGTCATCGGCGGCGACGGTTCGTACCAAGGGGCGAAAAAACTGACTGAACATGGCTTCCCGTGCGTCGGCGTGCCGGGGACGATTGATAACGACATTCCGGGCACGGATTTTACGATCGGCTTTGATACGGCGTTGAATACCGTCATTGATGCCATTGACAAAATCCGCGATACGGCCACCTCGCACGAACGGACGTACGTCATCGAAGTCATGGGCCGCCATGCCGGCGACATCGCCTTATGGTCCGGCCTTGCCGGCGGGGCGGAAACGATTTTAATTCCGGAAGCGGACTATGATATGAACGACGTCATCGCCCGCTTGAAACGCGGCCATGAGCGCGGCAAAAAACATAGCATCATCATCGTCGCCGAAGGGGTTGGCAGCGGCGTTGACTTCGGCCGGCAAATTCAAGAGGCGACCGGGTTTGAAACGCGCGTCACCGTTTTAGGGCATGTGCAGCGCGGCGGGTCGCCGACCGCGTTTGACCGCGTCTTAGCGAGCCGTCTTGGCGCCCGTGCGGTCGAGTTGCTGCTCGAAGGAAAAGGGGGCCGCTGCGTCGGCATCCAAAACAACCAGCTTGTCGACCATGACATTGCCGAAGCGTTGAGCCAGAAACATACGATCGATCAGCGGATGTATCTACTGTCAAAAGAACTGTCCATCTAA
- the accD gene encoding acetyl-CoA carboxylase, carboxyltransferase subunit beta, whose product MWKDLFIKKKKYAALPSEQVRPEVPEGVMTKCPQCKKIMYTKELVKNLRVCLSCGYHHPMPARERIASVLDDGSFREYDAGMVSVNPLGFPGYSEKLEEDRRKSGLNEAVVTGEGTLEGHPLVIAVMDSSFRMGSMGSVVGEKIARAVERAREQRMPFLIFTASGGARMQEGVLSLMQMAKTSAALKRFSNDGGLFISVMTHPTTGGVSASFASLGDYNFAEPGALIGFAGRRVIEQTVREELPEDFQTAEFLLKHGQLDAVIHRHELKEKLAIVFAIHAGGGESGWWRN is encoded by the coding sequence ATGTGGAAAGATTTGTTTATAAAAAAGAAAAAATATGCGGCACTCCCTTCCGAGCAGGTGAGGCCCGAAGTGCCCGAAGGCGTGATGACGAAATGTCCGCAATGTAAAAAAATTATGTATACAAAAGAATTAGTGAAAAACTTGCGCGTTTGTTTAAGCTGCGGCTACCATCATCCGATGCCGGCGCGCGAACGGATTGCCAGCGTGCTTGATGACGGCAGCTTCCGCGAGTATGATGCCGGCATGGTGTCGGTCAACCCGCTTGGGTTTCCCGGCTACAGCGAAAAGTTGGAAGAAGACCGGCGCAAATCAGGGCTAAATGAGGCGGTCGTTACCGGTGAAGGGACGCTTGAAGGCCATCCGCTCGTCATCGCGGTGATGGACTCGTCGTTCCGCATGGGCAGCATGGGCTCCGTTGTCGGCGAAAAAATCGCCCGCGCCGTCGAGCGGGCGCGCGAACAACGGATGCCGTTTCTCATTTTTACCGCTTCCGGCGGCGCCCGCATGCAAGAAGGAGTGCTAAGCCTGATGCAAATGGCCAAAACGAGCGCCGCGCTCAAACGATTCAGCAATGACGGCGGCTTGTTTATTTCCGTTATGACCCATCCGACGACGGGCGGCGTGTCGGCAAGTTTCGCCTCGCTTGGCGATTACAACTTCGCTGAACCCGGGGCGCTCATCGGTTTTGCCGGCCGCCGCGTCATCGAGCAGACGGTGCGCGAAGAGCTGCCGGAAGATTTCCAGACGGCGGAGTTTTTGTTAAAGCACGGCCAGCTGGATGCCGTCATTCACCGCCATGAGCTCAAAGAGAAGCTCGCGATTGTGTTCGCAATTCATGCGGGAGGAGGGGAATCGGGATGGTGGCGGAATTAG
- the accA gene encoding acetyl-CoA carboxylase carboxyl transferase subunit alpha produces the protein MVAELEFEKPLVELRRKIQELKEFMKTADVDLSAEIEKLEARLAKLENEVYANLTPWDRVQIARHPQRPTTLDYIERLFTNFLECHGDRCFGDDEAIVGGIADYDGLPVTVIGHQRGKDTKENLRRNFGMPHPEGYRKALRLMKQAEKFSRPIICFIDTKGAYPGKAAEERGQSEAIARNLFEMAGLTVPVVCIVIGEGGSGGALALGVGNHIHMLENSTYSVISPEGAAAILWKDASLAQRAAETMKITAHDLKTLGVIDEIIPEVKGGAHRNADEQAKEIDRVLRASLKQLLALDGEALVEQRYEKFKQMGQVSFLQETIRAR, from the coding sequence ATGGTGGCGGAATTAGAATTTGAAAAGCCGCTTGTTGAGCTGCGCCGCAAAATTCAAGAGCTGAAAGAGTTTATGAAAACGGCGGACGTCGATTTGTCGGCGGAAATCGAGAAACTGGAGGCGCGGCTCGCCAAGCTTGAGAACGAAGTGTATGCGAACTTGACGCCGTGGGACCGCGTACAAATCGCCCGCCATCCGCAGCGGCCGACGACGCTTGATTATATTGAGCGGCTGTTTACGAACTTTCTCGAATGCCATGGCGACCGCTGCTTTGGCGATGATGAGGCGATCGTCGGCGGCATCGCCGATTATGATGGGCTGCCGGTGACAGTCATTGGCCACCAGCGTGGCAAAGATACGAAAGAAAACTTGCGCCGCAACTTTGGCATGCCGCACCCGGAAGGCTACCGGAAGGCGCTCCGGCTGATGAAGCAGGCGGAAAAGTTTTCCCGTCCGATCATTTGCTTTATTGATACAAAAGGCGCCTATCCGGGCAAAGCGGCCGAAGAGCGCGGCCAAAGCGAAGCGATCGCCCGCAACTTGTTTGAAATGGCGGGACTGACGGTGCCGGTCGTCTGCATCGTCATCGGCGAAGGCGGAAGCGGCGGGGCGCTGGCGCTTGGTGTCGGCAACCATATTCATATGCTCGAAAACTCTACGTACTCGGTCATTTCGCCGGAAGGGGCGGCGGCCATCTTATGGAAAGATGCATCATTGGCGCAGCGGGCGGCGGAAACGATGAAAATTACCGCTCATGACTTAAAGACGCTCGGCGTCATTGATGAAATCATTCCGGAAGTGAAAGGCGGCGCCCACCGCAATGCCGACGAGCAGGCGAAAGAAATCGACCGCGTGCTGCGCGCTTCGCTTAAGCAGCTGCTGGCGCTCGACGGCGAGGCGCTCGTGGAACAGCGCTACGAAAAATTTAAACAAATGGGTCAAGTCTCGTTTTTACAAGAGACGATTCGGGCAAGATAA
- the citZ gene encoding citrate synthase, whose translation MTVTRGLEGVVATTSSISSIIDDTLTYVGYDIDDLAENASFEEVIYLLWHRVLPTKEQLAELKQQLAENAAIPNEIIEHFKLYPIDQVHPMAALRTAISLLGLYDEEADVMTKEANYRKAIRLQAKIPTIVTAFARVRKGLEPVAPRKDLSFAANFLYMLTGEEPNEIAEEAFNKALVLHADHELNASTFTARVCVATLSDIYSGITAAIGALKGPLHGGANEAVMKMLTEIGTVDNVEPYIRGKLANKEKIMGFGHRVYRKGDPRAKHLKKMSEKLTKLVGEPHWYEMSTKIEEIVTSEKALPPNVDFYSASVYHCLGIDHDLFTPIFAVSRTSGWLAHILEQYDNNRLIRPRAEYTGPGKQVYVPIEHRG comes from the coding sequence ATGACGGTAACCCGCGGTTTAGAAGGGGTTGTGGCAACGACCTCAAGCATCAGCTCGATCATCGACGATACATTGACGTATGTCGGCTATGACATTGACGATTTAGCAGAAAACGCTTCCTTCGAAGAGGTCATTTATTTGCTCTGGCATCGGGTGCTGCCGACAAAAGAGCAGCTGGCTGAGCTGAAACAGCAGCTTGCTGAAAATGCGGCCATTCCGAACGAAATCATTGAGCATTTTAAATTATATCCGATCGATCAAGTGCACCCGATGGCGGCGTTGCGCACGGCGATCTCGCTTCTCGGCCTCTATGATGAAGAGGCGGACGTCATGACGAAAGAGGCAAACTATCGGAAAGCGATTCGCCTGCAGGCGAAAATCCCGACGATCGTCACCGCATTCGCCCGCGTGCGCAAAGGATTGGAACCGGTTGCGCCGCGCAAAGATTTAAGCTTTGCCGCCAATTTCTTGTACATGCTCACCGGTGAGGAGCCGAACGAGATTGCGGAGGAGGCGTTCAACAAGGCGCTCGTGCTTCATGCGGACCATGAGCTGAACGCGTCGACGTTCACGGCGCGCGTCTGCGTGGCGACGCTGTCAGACATTTATTCCGGCATCACCGCTGCGATCGGTGCGTTAAAAGGGCCGCTTCACGGCGGGGCGAACGAAGCGGTCATGAAAATGTTGACGGAAATCGGCACGGTCGATAACGTTGAGCCGTACATCCGCGGAAAACTGGCCAACAAAGAGAAAATCATGGGCTTTGGCCACCGCGTCTACCGGAAAGGCGATCCGCGCGCCAAGCATTTGAAAAAAATGTCGGAAAAGCTGACGAAGCTAGTCGGTGAACCGCACTGGTATGAAATGTCGACGAAAATTGAAGAGATCGTCACATCGGAAAAAGCGTTGCCGCCGAACGTTGACTTTTATTCCGCCTCGGTTTACCATTGTTTAGGAATCGATCATGATTTATTTACGCCGATTTTTGCCGTGAGCCGGACATCGGGATGGCTGGCCCATATTTTAGAGCAATACGACAACAACCGTCTCATTCGTCCGCGCGCGGAATACACCGGCCCGGGCAAGCAGGTGTACGTTCCGATCGAACACCGCGGCTAA
- the pyk gene encoding pyruvate kinase, with the protein MKRKTKIVCTIGPASESVDKLVQLIEAGMNVARLNFSHGDHEEHGRRIANIREAAERTGKTVAILLDTKGPEIRTHNMENGAIELKEGAKLVISMSEVLGTPEKISITYPGLIDDVSVGSKILLDDGLIGLEVNAVDKQAGEIVTTVLNGGVLKNKKGVNVPGVRVNLPGITEKDRADILFGIRQGIDFIAASFVRRASDVLEIRELLEAHDALHIQIIAKIENEEGVANIDEILEAADGLMVARGDLGVEIPAEEVPLIQKLLIKKCNMLGKPVITATQMLDSMQRNPRPTRAEASDVANAIFDGTDAVMLSGETAAGHYPVEAVRTMHQIALRTEQALEHRDILSQRTKESATTITDAIGQSVAHTALNLDVAAIVTPTVSGKTPQMVAKYRPKAPIIAVTSNEAVSRRLALVWGVYTKEAPHVNTTDEMLDVAVDAAVRSGLVKHGDLVVITAGVPVGETGSTNLMKVHVISDLLAKGQGIGRKSAFGKAVVAKTAEEARQKMVDGGILVTISTDADMMPAIEKAAAIITEEGGLTSHAAVVGLSLGIPVVVGVTNATSLFKDGQEITVDGGFGAVYRGHASVL; encoded by the coding sequence ATGAAGCGGAAAACGAAAATCGTCTGTACCATTGGGCCGGCAAGTGAAAGCGTGGACAAGCTCGTACAGCTAATTGAAGCGGGAATGAACGTGGCCCGTCTGAACTTTTCACACGGCGATCACGAGGAGCATGGACGGCGCATTGCCAACATTCGCGAGGCGGCGGAGCGGACGGGCAAAACGGTCGCCATTTTGCTCGATACGAAAGGTCCGGAAATCCGGACGCACAATATGGAAAACGGCGCGATTGAACTGAAAGAAGGGGCGAAGCTCGTCATTTCGATGAGCGAAGTGCTCGGCACGCCGGAAAAAATCTCGATCACTTATCCGGGATTGATTGACGATGTATCCGTCGGTTCGAAAATTTTGCTCGACGACGGGCTGATCGGCCTTGAGGTCAATGCGGTCGACAAACAAGCCGGAGAAATCGTGACGACCGTTTTAAACGGCGGTGTGCTGAAAAACAAAAAAGGGGTCAACGTCCCGGGCGTGCGCGTCAACTTGCCGGGGATTACCGAGAAAGACCGTGCTGACATTTTGTTTGGCATCCGCCAAGGAATCGACTTTATCGCCGCTTCGTTCGTGCGCCGGGCGTCCGATGTGCTCGAAATTCGCGAGCTGCTTGAGGCGCACGATGCCCTCCATATTCAAATTATCGCCAAAATTGAAAATGAAGAAGGCGTCGCCAACATCGACGAAATTTTAGAAGCGGCCGACGGCCTGATGGTGGCCCGCGGGGATTTAGGCGTCGAAATCCCGGCTGAAGAAGTGCCGCTCATCCAAAAGCTGTTGATCAAAAAGTGCAATATGCTCGGCAAGCCGGTCATTACGGCGACGCAAATGCTCGATTCGATGCAGCGCAATCCGCGGCCGACGCGGGCGGAAGCAAGCGACGTCGCCAACGCCATTTTTGACGGCACGGACGCTGTCATGCTTTCCGGGGAAACAGCGGCCGGCCACTACCCCGTCGAAGCGGTCAGAACGATGCACCAAATCGCGCTCCGCACCGAACAGGCGCTTGAGCACCGCGACATTTTGTCCCAGCGTACAAAAGAAAGCGCGACGACGATTACTGATGCCATCGGGCAGTCGGTCGCCCATACGGCGTTGAATTTGGATGTCGCCGCGATCGTCACGCCGACGGTGAGCGGAAAAACGCCGCAAATGGTGGCAAAATACCGCCCGAAAGCGCCGATTATCGCCGTCACTTCAAACGAGGCGGTATCGCGCCGGTTGGCTCTCGTCTGGGGCGTCTATACGAAAGAAGCGCCGCATGTGAACACGACGGATGAAATGTTGGATGTGGCCGTCGATGCGGCGGTGCGTTCCGGCTTGGTGAAGCATGGAGACTTGGTCGTCATCACGGCCGGCGTGCCGGTCGGGGAAACCGGTTCGACGAACTTAATGAAAGTGCACGTCATCAGCGATCTTCTCGCCAAAGGGCAAGGCATCGGCCGCAAATCGGCGTTCGGCAAGGCTGTTGTGGCGAAAACAGCGGAAGAAGCGCGGCAAAAAATGGTCGACGGCGGCATTTTAGTTACGATCAGCACCGATGCCGACATGATGCCGGCGATCGAAAAGGCGGCGGCGATCATTACGGAGGAAGGCGGGCTGACAAGCCATGCTGCGGTTGTCGGCTTAAGCCTTGGCATTCCGGTCGTCGTCGGGGTGACCAACGCGACAAGTTTGTTTAAAGACGGGCAGGAAATTACCGTCGACGGCGGGTTTGGCGCTGTCTATCGCGGCCATGCGAGCGTCTTGTAA
- the ytvI gene encoding sporulation integral membrane protein YtvI translates to MSRVYVDRFLRLLIVIAAVVFGAIAVYYVSAVTYPFIIAFFIALFINPLVDFLERKAKMPRWLAVSITLIVLFAAVAGIVTLLIAEIVSGTQYLADVVPEKFQALITYMESFAANQLIPLYQDLAVLFKSLNANQQDTIMQNIQAVGAQIATTVGEFIQRVLQNIPQLLAWLPNAATVFIFSLLATFFISKDWHRLMRMVQQWLPAKARASGKTVFLDLKRALFGFIKAQATLISITTVIVLIGLLILRVDYAITIALIIGFVDILPYLGTGIVFVPWIIYAAVSGDIPFAIGLGVLYIVVLVQRQIMEPKVLSSSIGLDPLATLIALFVGFKLLGFLGLIAGPVALVIIRTLHSANVFRDIWRFIIGKPVS, encoded by the coding sequence TTGTCCCGAGTCTATGTCGACCGTTTTTTGCGCTTGCTCATTGTCATCGCCGCCGTTGTGTTCGGCGCCATTGCCGTCTACTATGTCTCGGCGGTGACGTACCCGTTTATTATTGCCTTTTTTATCGCTCTTTTCATCAATCCGCTCGTCGATTTTTTGGAGCGAAAGGCGAAAATGCCGCGCTGGCTCGCCGTCAGCATTACGTTGATCGTCCTGTTTGCCGCCGTTGCTGGCATTGTGACGCTGTTAATTGCCGAAATCGTTTCCGGAACGCAATACTTGGCCGACGTTGTGCCGGAAAAATTCCAGGCGCTCATCACGTATATGGAGTCGTTTGCCGCCAATCAGCTCATCCCGCTCTATCAAGACTTGGCCGTCTTGTTTAAAAGCTTAAACGCCAACCAGCAAGATACGATCATGCAAAACATCCAGGCGGTCGGGGCGCAAATCGCGACGACGGTCGGCGAATTTATCCAGCGCGTGCTGCAAAACATTCCACAGCTTCTTGCCTGGCTGCCGAACGCGGCGACAGTTTTTATTTTTTCGCTGCTCGCGACATTTTTCATCAGCAAAGACTGGCATCGCCTTATGCGGATGGTGCAGCAATGGCTGCCGGCGAAAGCCCGCGCGAGCGGAAAAACGGTGTTTCTTGACTTGAAGCGGGCGCTGTTTGGCTTTATTAAAGCGCAGGCGACGCTCATTTCGATTACGACGGTCATCGTGCTGATCGGCTTGCTTATTTTGCGCGTCGATTACGCCATTACGATCGCCTTGATCATCGGGTTCGTTGATATTTTGCCCTACTTAGGGACGGGGATTGTGTTTGTTCCTTGGATCATTTACGCGGCGGTCAGCGGCGACATCCCGTTTGCGATCGGGCTCGGCGTGTTGTATATCGTCGTTCTCGTCCAACGGCAAATTATGGAGCCGAAAGTGCTCTCCTCATCGATCGGCCTTGACCCGCTCGCGACGCTCATCGCCTTGTTTGTCGGCTTCAAGCTGCTCGGCTTTCTCGGACTGATCGCCGGTCCGGTCGCGCTCGTCATTATCCGCACGCTCCATAGCGCCAACGTCTTTCGCGACATTTGGCGCTTTATCATCGGCAAGCCGGTCTCATAA
- the mdh gene encoding malate dehydrogenase — MAMKRKKISVIGAGFTGATTAFLLAQKELGDIVLVDIPQLENPTKGKALDMLESSPVLGFDANIVGTSDYADTADSDIVVITAGIARKPGMSRDDLVTTNQKIMKQVTKEVVKYSPNCYIIVLTNPVDAMTYTVFKESGFPKNRVIGQSGVLDTARFRTFVAQELNVSVKDVTGFVLGGHGDDMVPLVRYSYAGGIPLETLIPKDRLDAIVERTRKGGGEIVNLLGNGSAYYAPAASLVEMVEAILKDQRRILPAIAYLEGEYGYEGIYLGVPTILGGNGIEKVIELELTEDEKAALAKSVESVKNVMRVLE, encoded by the coding sequence ATGGCGATGAAACGGAAAAAAATCTCGGTCATTGGCGCCGGATTTACGGGGGCGACGACGGCGTTCCTTTTGGCGCAAAAAGAGCTTGGCGACATCGTGCTTGTCGACATTCCACAGCTTGAGAATCCGACGAAAGGGAAAGCGCTCGATATGCTCGAGTCGAGCCCGGTGCTCGGCTTTGACGCGAACATTGTCGGCACATCGGATTACGCCGACACGGCGGATTCCGACATCGTCGTCATTACGGCCGGCATCGCCCGCAAGCCGGGAATGAGCCGTGACGACTTAGTGACGACAAACCAAAAAATTATGAAACAGGTGACGAAAGAAGTCGTCAAATACTCGCCAAACTGCTACATCATTGTCTTGACGAATCCCGTCGATGCGATGACGTATACGGTCTTTAAGGAGTCGGGATTCCCGAAAAACCGCGTCATCGGCCAATCGGGCGTCCTCGATACGGCGCGCTTCCGGACGTTCGTCGCCCAAGAGCTGAACGTTTCAGTAAAAGACGTCACCGGGTTTGTGCTGGGCGGCCATGGCGATGACATGGTGCCGCTTGTCCGCTACTCATATGCCGGCGGCATTCCGCTCGAAACGTTGATTCCAAAAGACCGTCTTGACGCCATCGTTGAGCGGACGCGCAAAGGCGGCGGTGAAATCGTCAACCTGCTTGGCAACGGCAGCGCCTACTATGCGCCGGCTGCCTCGCTTGTTGAAATGGTCGAGGCGATTTTGAAAGACCAACGCCGCATTTTGCCGGCGATCGCCTACCTCGAAGGCGAATACGGCTATGAAGGCATTTATTTGGGCGTGCCGACGATCCTTGGCGGCAACGGCATCGAGAAAGTGATCGAGCTTGAGCTGACCGAGGACGAAAAAGCGGCGCTCGCCAAGTCGGTCGAGTCGGTCAAAAACGTCATGCGCGTGTTAGAATAA
- a CDS encoding MaoC/PaaZ C-terminal domain-containing protein — protein MLKKRKLGRTIGEIQPGEKLVFQAAIEDKDLLLYLGLTDDANPLYIQHDYASQTPLGKPIVPSVMLAGMITSAVSKYLPGPGSYITRQDLRFLRPVYHYETLEFLLEVAEVDEAGHCVTLTVAATRGEETVLDGTLSVCPPHALPRFDGRVLENF, from the coding sequence GTGTTAAAAAAACGGAAGCTAGGGAGAACGATCGGGGAAATTCAACCCGGAGAAAAGCTTGTCTTCCAGGCGGCTATCGAAGATAAAGATTTGCTTCTTTATCTCGGGCTGACCGATGATGCGAATCCGCTTTACATTCAGCATGACTACGCTTCACAGACACCGCTCGGGAAGCCGATCGTCCCGTCCGTCATGCTGGCGGGGATGATCACGTCAGCAGTCTCCAAATATTTGCCGGGTCCAGGAAGCTACATTACGCGTCAAGATCTTCGCTTTCTCCGCCCGGTCTACCATTATGAAACGCTCGAATTTTTGCTAGAAGTGGCAGAGGTCGACGAGGCGGGTCACTGTGTCACATTGACCGTGGCGGCGACACGCGGTGAGGAGACGGTGCTTGACGGAACGCTGTCCGTCTGTCCGCCGCATGCGCTGCCGCGCTTTGACGGCCGCGTGTTAGAGAATTTTTGA